In the genome of Girardinichthys multiradiatus isolate DD_20200921_A chromosome 7, DD_fGirMul_XY1, whole genome shotgun sequence, one region contains:
- the LOC124871393 gene encoding LOW QUALITY PROTEIN: olfactory receptor 10AG1-like (The sequence of the model RefSeq protein was modified relative to this genomic sequence to represent the inferred CDS: substituted 1 base at 1 genomic stop codon): MFXMDDAINVTYLTFDGHVEVTKYRYVYFFILLTVYILIICTNCTIVYLIWIHKNLHEPMYIFIAALLLNAVVFSTVIYPKLLIDFLSEEQIISYPACLFQFHLFYSLGGSEFLLLAAMAYDRYVSICKPLQYPTVMNKTTVCVFLILAWFVPACQLAVPTGFSAKEKLCRFVLKGIFCNNSLYKLQCVLSKARVIRDMIILVNVALFPVLFIIFTYTRILLITYKSSREVKRKAAQTCLPHLIVLINFFCLCAYDVIIVGLEPDFPKIVHLIMTLQVILYHPLFNPIIYGLKMKEISKHLKRLFCRVRMN, encoded by the coding sequence ATGTTTTAAATGGATGATGCTATAAATGTCACATATTTAACCTTTGATGGACATGTGGAAGTCACAAAATACAGATatgtttactttttcattttacttacTGTGTATATTCTAATAATTTGCACTAATTGTACAATAGTGTACCTTATCTGGATCCACAAAAATCTCCATGAGCCTATGTACATTTTTATAGCAGCTTTGTTACTTAATGCTGTGGTTTTCAGTACTGTCATCTACCCAAAGcttctgattgactttttatcTGAAGAACAGATTATATCATATCCAGCTTGTCTGTtccagtttcatttattttactctTTGGGTGGTTCGGAGTTCTTACTGTTGGCAGCTATGGCTTATGACAGGTATGTGTCTATTTGTAAACCTCTGCAATATCCAACTGTTATGAATAAAACCACAGTATGTGTCTTCTTGATTTTAGCATGGTTTGTGCCTGCATGTCAGCTTGCAGTACCAACTGGATTTAGTGCCAAAGAAAAACTCTGCAGGTTTGTTTTAAAGGGGATTTTCTGCAACAACTCGCTATACAAACTGCAATGTGTGCTCTCCAAAGCACGTGTTATACGTGATATGATCATACTTGTTAATGTTGCTCTCTTTCCTGTGCTTTTCATAATTTTTACCTACACCAGGATACTTCTAATTACATATAAAAGTAGTAGAGAAGTCAAAAGAAAAGCTGCACAGACCTGTTTACCTCACTTGATTGTACTGATtaactttttctgtttgtgtgctTATGATGTGATTATAGTGGGATTAGAACCAGATTTTCCAAAGATTGTACATTTGATCATGACTTTGCAAGTGATTCTGTACCACCCTCTCTTCAATCCGATTATTTATGGCCTGAAAATGAAAGAGATCTCCAAACACCTCAAGAGGCTGTTCTGCAGAGTAAGGATGAACTGA